The proteins below come from a single Antennarius striatus isolate MH-2024 chromosome 18, ASM4005453v1, whole genome shotgun sequence genomic window:
- the sugp1 gene encoding SURP and G-patch domain-containing protein 1: protein MESDDAGRGGWKSKPGQIQKGKVNMNIIRQEKLIAEKKKEIEARLAEQAKMSAQTTSKPMSPSSPSLQGGSSNKFANDGSFLQQFMKMQKEKPSNDSVSTIEAKSSSTSSSSPRANAIQKKSILVGKRPGLAISSMLSQFKNYSQPKKNPVLSQRESVFCSPTGEDEEEEAEYSDFLEIKVSPPEDSDTRLIIDKMASFVAEGGPELEKKAQEDYKDNPVFSFLHDKSMEYFYYKKRVAQLRKDFQRSENASENFSPPVDTGTRQMAVKPVNFVAEGGPQVEAIIAQHNRDNTHFSSLNDHQSPAYCFYKEDVREAAGTQSSLESGTNVQRPPAPPHHIKEAAPPIKRKRKSRWGSEDDKVELPIPTIVVPPEINVPDPNIPTLSAQDLRGLGYKKGKPLGLVGVTELSEDQKKQIKEQQEMQELYEIIMKHKRTMAEMQVMWEKAIREHQHEYDSDEDVDDRSGTWEHRLRKMEMEKTREWAESLTEMGKGKHFIGDFLPPEELEKFMETFKALKEGRDPDYSEYKEFKLTVENLGFRMLMKMGWTEGEGLGSEGQGIKTPVNKGITATNGAGFGVERPAELTKHDDEYDAYRKRMMLAYRFRPNPLNNPRRPYY from the exons ATGGAGTCAGACGATGCCG GTCGAGGAGGCTGGAAGTCTAAGCCTGGCCAGATAcagaaaggaaaggtgaacatGAATATTATCCGTCAAGAAAAGTTGATTgctgagaagaagaaggagatcGAAGCCAGATTGGCAGAGCAAGCTAAAATGTCTGCTCAGACCACGAGCAAACCCATGTCTCCAAG TTCTCCGAGTCTTCAAGGAGGTTCCTCGAACAAGTTTGCAAATGATGGAAGTTTCTTACAGCAGTTCATGAAGATGCAGAAGGAGAAACCCAGCAATGATTctg TCTCCACCATTGAAGCCAAAAGTTCCTcaacctcatcttcatcacctagagcaaatgcaatacaaaaaaaaagtattcttgTGGGCAAGCGGCCTGGCCTTGCCATCAGCAGTATGCTCAGTCAGTTTAAGAACTACTCACAGCCAAAGAAGAATCCTGTTCTCAGCCAGAGGGAGAGTGTGTTCTGCTCTCCCACtggtgaagatgaagaggaagaggctgaATACTCCGATTTCTTAGAGATAAAAG TCTCTCCCCCAGAGGATTCAGACACCAGACTCATTATTGACAAGATGGCCTCCTTTGTGGCGGAGGGAGGACCTGAGCTGGAGAAAAAAGCCCAGGAAGACTACAAGGACAATCCTGTTTTCTC GTTTTTACATGATAAGAGCATGGAATATTTCTACTACAAAAAAAGAGTAGCGCAATTGAGAAAGGATTTCCAAAGATCTGAGAATGCATCTGAAAACT TCTCCCCCCCAGTGGACACGGGAACCCGGCAGATGGCTGTGAAGCCGGTCAATTTTGTTGCAGAGGGTGGTCCACAGGTGGAAGCCATCATTGCTCAACACAACAGAGACAACACACACTTCAG TTCTTTAAATGACCACCAAAGTCCAGCCTATTGCTTTTACAAAGAGGACGTACGGGAAGCTGCAGGCACCCAGAGTTCTTTAGAATCAGGGACAAATGTTCAacgacctcctgctcctccgCACCATATTAAGGAGGCAGCTCCACCCATCAAACGGAAGAGAAAGAGTCGATGGGGGTCCGAGGATGATAAAGTCGAGTTGCCTATTCCCACCATCGTTGTCCCACCAGAGATTAATGTTCCAGACCCTAACATACCCACTCTCTCTG CTCAGGACTTGAGAGGTCTTGGTTATAAGAAAGGGAAGCCTCTTGGGCTGGTTGGAGTGACGGAACTATCTGAGGACCAGAAAAAGCAAATCAAAGAACAACAAgag ATGCAAGAGCTCTATGAAATCATCATGAAGCACAAGCGTACAATGGCAGAGATGCAGGTGATGTGGGAAAAGGCAATAAGAGAGCACCAACATGAATACGACAGCGATGAAGACGTGGACGATAGGAGCGGCACCTGGGAGCATCGCCTACGAAAGATGGAAATGGAAAAGACTCGCG AATGGGCAGAATCTCTGACAGAAATGGGTAAAGGCAAACACTTCATCGGTGATTTCTTGCCCCCCGAGGAGCTAGAAAAGTTTATGGAGACTTTCAAGGCGCTTAAG GAGGGCCGTGACCCAGACTACTCTGAATACAAAGAGTTCAAATTAACGGTGGAGAATCTTGGTTTCCGGATGCTCATGAAGATGGGCTGGACTGAGGGTGAAGGCCTCGGTAGTGAAGGACAAGGAATCAAAACTCCTGTCAACAA GGGAATCACTGCTACGAATGGAGCAGGGTTTGGAGTCGAGCGTCCAGCTGAGCTCACGAAGCATGACGATGAATATGACGCTTATAGAAAGAGGATGATGCTTGCTTACCGTTTCAGGCCCAATCCACTG AACAATCCACGCAGACCGTATTATTGA
- the LOC137612505 gene encoding E3 ubiquitin-protein ligase RNF126-like: MADAPTPLRRFFCHLCAAEISLRLPDYACPRCGSGFIEELFDQRSTDGDSTSLASTSFQNRPTSQMHQRHPFTFAPGYRLFTLGIIDENFDQPQLPIDSNRETENTRDWEMASRHRDGGRHPWGRHITRRQAMRSDGVPTLEGIIQQLVNGIIAPTAMTSMRMGPWGMLHSSPVDYAWGANGLDAIITQLMNQFENSGPPPAERERIRRLPTVSITEEHVVAGLECPVCKEDFHVEESVRQLPCSHLFHNDCIVPWLERHDTCPVCRKSLSGENTAIDSPELSGVNLPSSSSSSPNPASNENATSNS, translated from the exons ATGGCTGACGCTCCTACACCGCTCCGCCGCTTCTTCTGTCACCTGTGTGCGGCAGAGATCAGTCTGCGTTTACCG GACTATGCCTGTCCTCGCTGTGGATCGGGTTTCATTGAGGAACTTTTTGATCAAAGAAG CACTGACGGTGACTCCACATCCTTGGCCTCCACCAGCTTTCAGAACCGCCCAACCTCTCAG ATGCATCAACGCCATCCATTCACGTTTGCACCTGGATATAGACTGTTTACCCTTGGAATTATTGATGAAAACTTCGACCAACCGCAACTGCCCATTGACAGCAACcgagagacagaaaacacaagagaTTGGGAAATGGCGTCTCGGCACCGAGATGGCGGGAGGCATCCATGGGGTCGGCATATCACTCGACGACAGGCTATGCGCTCTGATGGGGTGCCCACATTAGAGGG AATTATCCAGCAACTAGTTAATGGAATCATCGCTCCTACAGCCATGACAAGTATGAGGATGGGACCATG GGGTATGCTACATTCCAGCCCAGTGGACTATGCCTGGGGTGCCAACGGTCTTGATGCGATCATTACACAG tTGATGAACCAGTTTGAAAACTCTGGTCCTCCTCCTGCAGAAAGAGAAAGGATAAGGCGTTTACCCACCGTTTCCATTACAGAGGAACATGTTG TTGCTGGTTTAGAGTGTCCTGTGTGCAAAGAAGACTTCCACGTGGAGGAGAGTGTTAGACAGCTGCCATGCAGCCACCTGTTTCACAACGACTGTATAGTACCATGGCTAGAACGG CATGATACGTGTCCTGTGTGCAGGAAGAGTCTCAGCGGAGAAAACACAGCCATAGATTCACCAGAGTTATCAGGAGTGAACTtaccttcctcatcctcttcctctcccaaCCCGGCTAGCAATGAGAATGCTACCAGCAACTCATAG